One region of Bacillus pumilus genomic DNA includes:
- a CDS encoding LacI family DNA-binding transcriptional regulator has protein sequence MCTIYEIAKRCGVSTTTVSRVLNHHPYVSEEKRQLILQVMKEMEYTPSSAARTLRSHQTKTIAVSVPAVDHPFFAQFIKGISKEALDQGYKAIVLQTFYQESLELEGLQLLKRREVDGVILGALENPWEKIEPFLTNGPIVMANEYHQTADIPIIGYDEREAAYKAVDYLIQSGRKSIGFCFDTESSEAQKQRKQGYLDALSAHGLPLHDDWLFGEAFTIEDGFRLMDVIHDMKNAPDAIFTGNDQVAAGLIKQAISYGYQIPKDLAVIGYDNQDICEVTAPTITTIDIPIVELGQRSVQQIIEILQDQKPLQREHIQLPTRLVTREST, from the coding sequence ATGTGTACAATTTATGAAATTGCCAAACGCTGCGGGGTTTCAACCACCACCGTTTCCAGAGTGCTGAATCATCATCCATATGTGTCAGAGGAAAAGCGCCAGCTCATTTTACAGGTGATGAAAGAAATGGAATATACACCGAGTTCAGCGGCTCGCACCCTTCGTTCACATCAGACAAAAACCATTGCTGTGTCTGTCCCGGCTGTGGACCATCCTTTTTTTGCACAATTCATTAAAGGAATTTCAAAAGAAGCACTGGATCAAGGCTATAAAGCCATCGTGCTTCAGACGTTTTATCAGGAATCATTAGAGCTTGAAGGGCTTCAATTATTAAAAAGAAGAGAAGTAGATGGGGTCATATTAGGGGCATTAGAAAATCCGTGGGAAAAGATCGAGCCATTTTTAACGAACGGCCCTATTGTCATGGCGAATGAATATCATCAAACAGCAGACATCCCGATTATTGGATACGATGAGCGGGAAGCTGCCTATAAAGCAGTTGACTACTTGATTCAGTCGGGGCGGAAATCGATCGGGTTTTGCTTTGATACAGAAAGCAGTGAAGCACAGAAACAAAGGAAACAGGGCTATCTCGATGCTCTTTCTGCACACGGCTTGCCGCTGCATGACGATTGGCTGTTCGGCGAGGCCTTCACCATTGAAGACGGTTTTCGCTTAATGGATGTCATTCATGACATGAAGAATGCACCTGATGCCATATTCACCGGTAATGATCAAGTCGCAGCAGGGCTCATTAAACAGGCCATTTCTTACGGTTATCAAATTCCTAAGGATCTAGCGGTGATCGGCTATGACAATCAAGACATTTGCGAGGTGACAGCTCCAACGATCACCACAATCGACATCCCGATCGTAGAGCTTGGCCAGCGGTCTGTGCAGCAAATAATCGAGATCCTGCAAGACCAAAAACCATTACAGCGTGAACATATCCAGCTGCCTACCCGGCTCGTGACAAGGGAATCGACATAA
- a CDS encoding L-lactate permease, with the protein MWQQIYNPFGNEFVSALVAMLPILFFLLALTVFKLKGVLAACFTLIVSFVTAVFFFHMPIEKALSAVLLGISNGLWPIGYIVIMAVWLYKIAVKSGKFDVIRSSIAGISQDQRLQLLLIGFSFNAFLEGAAGFGVPIAISAALLTELGFKPLKAAMLCLIANAASGAFGAVGIPVITGAQMGNMTPLALSQTLVFTIPFISFCIPFLLILIVDGFKGIKETLPALLVVSGSYAILQAVTMVTMGPELANIISALASMGILALFLRKWQPKHIYREEGAPDIEQKQTYRGVEVLKAWSPFYILTAVITVWSLPAFKALFAVGGPFNWTTILVKMPFLHQQIVKLPPIAQTATPIDAIFKIDVISATGTAILIAVMLTGLFSRHITLTEGAACLKASVKELWVPVLTICFVMGFANLANFAGLSSAIGLALAKTGDLFPLVSPVLGWIGVFITGSVVSNNALFGNLQAVTASQIGSQAGLLIGANTTGGVMAKLISPQSIAIATAAVGETGKESELFQKTVKYSFILLGIVCVWTFILAQFI; encoded by the coding sequence ATGTGGCAGCAAATATATAATCCGTTTGGTAATGAGTTCGTGAGTGCATTGGTAGCAATGCTTCCAATTTTGTTTTTCCTACTTGCATTAACCGTATTTAAGTTAAAAGGTGTTTTAGCCGCTTGTTTTACCTTAATCGTCAGCTTTGTAACAGCGGTTTTCTTCTTTCACATGCCAATTGAAAAGGCATTATCTGCTGTGCTGCTCGGTATATCTAATGGGCTGTGGCCGATTGGATATATCGTCATCATGGCGGTGTGGCTCTATAAAATTGCTGTGAAATCTGGTAAATTCGATGTTATTCGTTCTAGTATTGCAGGAATCTCTCAAGATCAACGTCTTCAGCTCTTATTAATTGGTTTTAGTTTTAACGCATTTTTAGAGGGAGCCGCTGGGTTTGGTGTACCGATTGCGATTAGTGCCGCTCTCTTAACAGAGCTTGGGTTTAAACCGCTGAAAGCTGCGATGCTCTGCTTAATTGCCAATGCTGCGTCTGGCGCATTTGGTGCTGTGGGTATCCCAGTCATTACAGGGGCGCAAATGGGCAATATGACGCCGCTTGCATTATCTCAAACCCTTGTGTTTACGATTCCGTTTATTTCATTCTGTATTCCGTTCCTACTCATTCTCATTGTGGACGGATTCAAAGGGATTAAAGAAACGCTCCCTGCCTTGCTTGTTGTGAGTGGAAGCTATGCCATTTTGCAAGCTGTCACAATGGTGACAATGGGTCCTGAGCTTGCCAATATTATTTCAGCTTTAGCAAGTATGGGGATTTTGGCTTTATTTCTTCGAAAATGGCAGCCGAAACATATTTATCGTGAAGAAGGGGCACCAGACATTGAACAGAAACAAACGTATCGCGGCGTTGAAGTGCTGAAAGCATGGTCTCCATTCTATATTTTAACTGCCGTGATTACGGTATGGAGTCTGCCAGCATTTAAAGCATTGTTTGCTGTAGGAGGCCCGTTCAACTGGACAACCATTTTAGTAAAAATGCCATTTTTGCATCAGCAAATTGTAAAATTACCACCAATTGCACAAACAGCAACACCTATTGATGCGATCTTTAAAATTGATGTGATCAGTGCAACGGGTACTGCCATTCTGATTGCGGTGATGCTGACAGGTTTGTTTAGCAGACATATTACATTAACAGAAGGCGCTGCCTGCTTAAAAGCATCAGTGAAAGAGCTTTGGGTACCAGTTCTCACTATTTGTTTTGTCATGGGCTTTGCCAACTTGGCGAACTTCGCTGGACTAAGTTCAGCCATTGGGCTTGCACTTGCCAAAACAGGCGATTTGTTCCCGCTTGTCAGCCCAGTGCTTGGCTGGATCGGGGTGTTTATTACAGGATCTGTCGTGAGTAACAACGCCTTATTCGGTAACCTTCAAGCAGTTACTGCTTCTCAAATCGGCTCTCAAGCAGGTTTGTTAATCGGAGCAAATACAACAGGCGGGGTCATGGCGAAATTAATTTCTCCACAATCTATCGCCATTGCTACAGCAGCAGTTGGAGAAACAGGTAAAGAATCTGAGCTCTTCCAAAAGACTGTGAAGTACAGCTTCATCCTGCTCGGCATAGTGTGTGTATGGACATTCATTCTTGCTCAATTTATATAG
- a CDS encoding YfcC family protein — MKTAAVLPPEKQKRKLQMPDAYVLLFIIALICTVATYFVPAGEFDRKTSGEITTAVPGSYHRIDQSPVSPVGFFTAIQEGMVGSSSIIFLILFTGGTIAILEKTGAINGMIHHVISRFQTKQLLFICIVGGLFSVLGTTGIVVNSVIGFIPIGIIVARSLKWDAVAGAAVIYIGCYAGFNATILSPSPLGLSQTIAELPIFSGIGLRVIIYLCFLISSIVYIYLYTRRLKNKEKGSLLGDEWFPAKGLGGSDAESVDKPAFTGRHKLILAVCGLSLGGFLYGALQLGWTDKEMAGVFIFMAIAAGLLGGLAANDIAKTFIIGCQSLVYGALIVGMARCISVILENGKLLDTVVNGLASMLTGFSPIAGAIGMYIASALLHFLISSGSGEAVVFIPILAPLADLMGITRQVAVEAVMLGEGVVNCINPTSGVLMAVLAASGIPYVKWLRFMVPLALIWFVIGLVFICIGVMINWGPY, encoded by the coding sequence ATGAAAACAGCAGCAGTATTACCACCAGAGAAACAAAAAAGAAAACTTCAAATGCCGGATGCGTATGTTCTCTTATTTATCATTGCGCTCATTTGTACCGTTGCAACGTATTTTGTGCCAGCAGGTGAATTTGACCGAAAGACGTCAGGGGAAATTACAACAGCTGTTCCTGGCAGCTATCACCGCATTGATCAATCACCCGTAAGTCCAGTGGGCTTTTTTACAGCCATTCAGGAAGGGATGGTAGGGTCTTCTTCTATTATTTTTCTCATTCTATTTACTGGTGGAACCATAGCCATTTTGGAGAAAACAGGTGCCATTAACGGAATGATTCACCATGTCATCAGCAGATTTCAAACAAAGCAATTGTTGTTTATTTGCATTGTTGGAGGATTATTTTCAGTGCTTGGAACGACCGGAATTGTCGTGAACTCTGTTATAGGATTTATTCCAATCGGGATCATTGTGGCAAGATCCTTGAAATGGGATGCTGTGGCAGGAGCTGCGGTCATTTATATCGGCTGTTATGCCGGGTTTAACGCAACCATATTGTCTCCATCTCCACTGGGGTTATCTCAGACGATTGCAGAGCTGCCGATTTTTTCTGGCATTGGCCTGCGTGTCATTATTTATCTTTGTTTTCTTATATCTAGTATTGTGTACATCTATTTATATACAAGACGCCTAAAGAATAAAGAGAAGGGAAGTCTTCTTGGAGATGAATGGTTTCCTGCGAAGGGACTTGGCGGATCTGATGCAGAATCTGTGGACAAGCCTGCATTTACGGGCAGGCATAAGCTGATTTTAGCAGTGTGTGGATTGTCTCTTGGGGGCTTCTTATATGGCGCGCTTCAGCTTGGCTGGACCGATAAGGAAATGGCAGGAGTCTTCATTTTCATGGCCATTGCTGCTGGATTGCTTGGCGGATTAGCAGCCAATGATATTGCGAAAACGTTTATCATCGGCTGTCAAAGTCTTGTTTACGGCGCACTCATTGTTGGGATGGCACGCTGCATTTCTGTCATTTTGGAAAACGGTAAGCTGCTTGATACTGTGGTTAATGGCTTGGCGAGTATGCTGACAGGATTTAGTCCAATTGCTGGTGCGATCGGGATGTATATTGCGAGTGCACTTCTTCACTTTTTGATTTCATCAGGATCAGGAGAAGCGGTTGTCTTTATTCCAATTCTTGCGCCGCTGGCTGACTTAATGGGCATCACAAGACAGGTCGCTGTAGAAGCGGTGATGCTTGGCGAAGGGGTGGTTAACTGTATCAATCCGACGTCAGGTGTGCTCATGGCTGTGCTTGCTGCAAGTGGTATTCCTTATGTGAAGTGGCTTCGTTTTATGGTGCCGCTTGCGCTCATTTGGTTTGTCATTGGCCTTGTCTTTATTTGCATCGGCGTGATGATCAATTGGGGACCTTATTAA
- a CDS encoding L-lactate dehydrogenase — protein MTNEKVNKVALIGAGFVGSSYAFTLINQVITDELVVIDLNQDKAMGDVMDLNHGKAFAPHPVNTWYGDYEDCKDADIVCICAGANQKPGETRLDLVEKNLNIFKGIVDNVMKSGFDGIFLVATNPVDILTYATWKFSGLPKERVIGSGTTLDTARFRYMLSEYFDAAAHNVHAYIIGEHGDTELAVWSHANIGSVPITELMKKNDQYKQEDLDEMMENVRHAAYQIIEKKGATYYGVAMSLARITRAILHNENSILTVSTYLDGEYGAEDVYIGVPALVNRNGATEVIELALNDTEKEQFAHSVNVLKEILAPHF, from the coding sequence ATGACAAACGAAAAAGTAAACAAAGTAGCACTTATTGGAGCAGGTTTTGTAGGTAGCAGTTATGCCTTTACATTAATAAATCAAGTGATCACAGATGAATTGGTTGTCATCGATTTGAATCAAGATAAAGCAATGGGTGACGTCATGGATTTAAACCACGGGAAAGCATTTGCTCCGCATCCGGTGAACACATGGTATGGAGATTATGAGGATTGTAAGGATGCGGACATTGTGTGTATCTGTGCTGGAGCGAACCAAAAGCCAGGTGAAACGAGACTTGACCTTGTTGAAAAAAACTTAAATATATTTAAAGGCATTGTAGACAATGTGATGAAAAGTGGATTCGATGGTATTTTCTTAGTCGCCACAAACCCTGTTGATATTTTAACATATGCGACTTGGAAATTCAGTGGACTGCCAAAAGAACGAGTGATCGGCAGTGGAACTACACTTGATACTGCAAGATTTAGATACATGCTTAGTGAGTACTTTGACGCAGCGGCACACAATGTGCATGCGTACATCATTGGAGAGCATGGGGATACAGAGCTTGCTGTTTGGAGTCATGCGAATATCGGAAGTGTACCGATTACAGAATTAATGAAGAAAAATGATCAATACAAACAAGAAGATTTAGATGAGATGATGGAAAATGTCCGTCATGCCGCTTATCAAATCATTGAGAAAAAAGGCGCTACTTACTACGGCGTAGCGATGAGTTTGGCCCGCATAACAAGAGCGATTCTGCACAATGAAAACAGTATTTTGACTGTCAGCACTTACTTAGATGGAGAGTACGGAGCAGAAGATGTCTACATTGGTGTACCTGCCCTTGTGAATCGAAATGGCGCAACAGAAGTGATAGAGCTTGCACTGAATGATACAGAAAAAGAACAATTCGCGCACAGTGTGAATGTGTTAAAAGAGATTTTGGCTCCTCATTTTTAA